The following are encoded together in the Vigna unguiculata cultivar IT97K-499-35 chromosome 2, ASM411807v1, whole genome shotgun sequence genome:
- the LOC114169069 gene encoding nudix hydrolase 25 isoform X1 yields the protein MEGLPQGYRPNVGVCLINSDDQIFVASRLNVPGAWQMPQGGIEEGEEPKSAAIRELREETGIVSAEIIAEVQKWLTYDFPPAVKAKVNRLWGGEWHGQAQKWFLMRLTKDDSEVNLSNGEAEPEFAEWKWADPEEVIEQAVDYKRPTYEEVIRTFKPYFQGSAISGKCKSTKW from the exons ATGGAGGGTCTTCCACAAGGTTACCGTCCCAACGTTGGTGTCTGTCTCATCAACTCCGATGACCAG atTTTTGTAGCTTCTAGGTTGAATGTCCCAGGAGCATGGCAAATGCCCCAG GGGGGAATTGAAGAAGGTGAGGAGCCCAAATCTGCTGCCATTAGGGAACTTCGAGAAGAAACTGGCATAGTATCTGCTGAGATCATTGCTGAG GTTCAGAAATGGTTGACATATGACTTCCCTCCTGCTGTGAAGGCTAAAGTCAATCGCCTTTGGGGAGGTGAATGGCATGGACAGGCACAAAAGTG GTTTCTTATGAGATTAACAAAAGATGACAGTGAGGTCAACTTGTCCAATGGTGAAGCAGAACCTGAATTTGCAGAGTGGAAATGGGCAGACCCTGAAGAAGTTATTGAGCAG GCTGTCGACTACAAGAGACCAACCTACGAAGAGGTTATAAGAACCTTCAAGCCTTACTTTCAAGGGAGTGCAATATCTGGCAAATGTAAATCAACAAAGTGGTGA
- the LOC114169069 gene encoding nudix hydrolase 25 isoform X2, whose product MEGLPQGYRPNVGVCLINSDDQGGIEEGEEPKSAAIRELREETGIVSAEIIAEVQKWLTYDFPPAVKAKVNRLWGGEWHGQAQKWFLMRLTKDDSEVNLSNGEAEPEFAEWKWADPEEVIEQAVDYKRPTYEEVIRTFKPYFQGSAISGKCKSTKW is encoded by the exons ATGGAGGGTCTTCCACAAGGTTACCGTCCCAACGTTGGTGTCTGTCTCATCAACTCCGATGACCAG GGGGGAATTGAAGAAGGTGAGGAGCCCAAATCTGCTGCCATTAGGGAACTTCGAGAAGAAACTGGCATAGTATCTGCTGAGATCATTGCTGAG GTTCAGAAATGGTTGACATATGACTTCCCTCCTGCTGTGAAGGCTAAAGTCAATCGCCTTTGGGGAGGTGAATGGCATGGACAGGCACAAAAGTG GTTTCTTATGAGATTAACAAAAGATGACAGTGAGGTCAACTTGTCCAATGGTGAAGCAGAACCTGAATTTGCAGAGTGGAAATGGGCAGACCCTGAAGAAGTTATTGAGCAG GCTGTCGACTACAAGAGACCAACCTACGAAGAGGTTATAAGAACCTTCAAGCCTTACTTTCAAGGGAGTGCAATATCTGGCAAATGTAAATCAACAAAGTGGTGA